One window from the genome of Thermostichus vulcanus str. 'Rupite' encodes:
- the uvrA gene encoding excinuclease ABC subunit UvrA — protein sequence REIKARLQFLVDVGLDYLTLARPAMTLSGGEAQRIRLATQIGSGLTGVLYVLDEPSIGLHQRDNERLLNTLFRLRDLDNTLIVVEHDEETIRAADHIVDIGPGAGIHGGEVVVQGSLADVMASERSITGAYLSGRVQIPTPAQRRAGKAVSLKLTDAHKNNLKHIDVEIPLGKLVCVTGVSGSGKSTLINELLYPALQHHLGQKVPKPAEMGELKGIEHIDKVIVIDQSPIGRTPRSNPATYTGLFDPIRQTFAQTLDAKAKGYQSGHFSFNVKGGRCEACKGQGVNVIEMNFLPDVYVTCDVCGGTRYSRETLQVKYKGKNIADVLNMTVGEGVDFFSALPPAAKILQTLADVGLDYIKLGQPAPTLSGGEAQRVKLASELARRSTGKTLYLLDEPSTGLSFYDVHKLLNVMQRLVDTGNTVLVIEHNLDILRCADWIIDLGPEGGNRGGQIIAVGTPEAVAEWPGSHTGRYLKQVLQQHPAGSVPSSPPP from the coding sequence TGCGGGAGATCAAGGCCCGGTTGCAGTTTTTGGTGGATGTGGGCCTCGATTACCTGACGTTAGCCCGTCCGGCCATGACCCTTTCCGGCGGGGAAGCCCAACGGATCCGGCTGGCCACCCAAATCGGCTCCGGTCTAACCGGCGTACTCTACGTCTTGGATGAACCCTCCATCGGCCTGCACCAGCGGGATAACGAACGGCTGCTCAATACCCTCTTCCGCCTGCGGGATCTGGATAACACCTTGATCGTGGTGGAACACGATGAAGAAACGATCCGGGCGGCGGATCACATTGTGGATATTGGCCCAGGGGCAGGGATCCACGGCGGCGAAGTGGTGGTGCAGGGATCCCTGGCGGATGTGATGGCCTCAGAACGCTCCATCACCGGGGCTTACCTCTCGGGGCGAGTGCAGATTCCTACCCCAGCGCAGCGGCGAGCTGGCAAAGCGGTTTCCCTGAAACTCACCGATGCCCACAAAAACAACCTCAAGCACATCGATGTGGAGATCCCCCTGGGTAAATTGGTGTGTGTAACAGGAGTCTCCGGCTCGGGTAAATCCACCCTGATCAATGAATTGCTTTACCCTGCCCTGCAACACCATCTGGGCCAGAAGGTGCCCAAACCGGCGGAAATGGGGGAACTCAAGGGCATCGAACACATCGACAAAGTGATTGTTATTGATCAATCCCCCATTGGCCGCACCCCCCGTTCCAACCCCGCCACCTATACCGGCCTGTTCGACCCGATCCGCCAAACCTTCGCCCAAACCCTGGATGCCAAGGCCAAAGGCTATCAATCCGGGCACTTTTCCTTCAATGTCAAGGGGGGGCGCTGCGAAGCCTGTAAAGGGCAGGGGGTGAACGTCATTGAAATGAATTTCCTGCCGGATGTGTATGTGACCTGCGATGTCTGTGGGGGTACCCGCTACAGCCGCGAGACCCTGCAGGTGAAGTACAAGGGCAAAAACATCGCGGACGTGCTGAACATGACCGTCGGAGAGGGGGTAGACTTTTTCAGTGCTCTGCCGCCGGCGGCGAAGATCCTGCAAACTCTAGCGGATGTAGGTCTGGACTACATCAAGCTGGGCCAACCGGCTCCCACCCTCTCCGGGGGAGAAGCACAACGGGTGAAACTGGCCTCAGAACTGGCCCGCCGCTCCACCGGTAAAACCCTCTATCTGCTGGATGAACCCTCGACAGGCTTGTCTTTTTACGATGTGCATAAGCTCTTGAATGTGATGCAACGGCTGGTGGATACCGGCAACACGGTGCTGGTGATCGAGCACAATTTGGATATCCTGCGCTGTGCCGATTGGATTATTGATCTGGGGCCAGAAGGGGGCAACCGTGGTGGACAGATCATCGCGGTGGGCACCCCGGAAGCCGTAGCGGAATGGCCGGGATCCCATACGGGGCGCTATCTCAAGCAGGTGTTGCAACAGCACCCTGCGGGTTCAGTGCCATCCTCTCCACCACCATGA